The following proteins are co-located in the Barnesiella propionica genome:
- a CDS encoding dihydrofolate reductase family protein produces the protein MEQIKAHIAVSLDGHTATPDYELDWMPREVKELAAREHAAASCLLMGANTYNYIFEHWGGWPHKSKRSFVVSHYDTNVTPDCGVEFLTEEPLQRVYELKQETDMLVVGGGKLLTSLIKAGLLDSLTIYTVPVMAGKGIGFVGETSGSLWKLSESRVLDNGVVCSTYLFGGNI, from the coding sequence ATGGAACAAATCAAAGCGCACATCGCCGTATCGCTGGACGGGCATACCGCCACGCCGGACTATGAACTGGACTGGATGCCCCGTGAGGTCAAGGAACTGGCGGCAAGGGAACACGCCGCCGCAAGCTGCCTGCTTATGGGGGCTAACACCTACAACTACATCTTTGAACACTGGGGCGGGTGGCCGCACAAAAGCAAACGGTCTTTTGTGGTGTCACACTACGATACCAACGTGACGCCGGACTGCGGGGTGGAGTTCCTGACCGAAGAACCGCTGCAAAGGGTCTATGAACTGAAACAGGAAACCGACATGCTGGTGGTGGGTGGCGGCAAGCTGCTTACTTCATTGATTAAAGCCGGACTGCTGGACAGCCTGACAATCTACACCGTCCCGGTCATGGCGGGCAAAGGCATCGGTTTTGTCGGGGAAACATCCGGCTCGCTGTGGAAGCTCTCGGAAAGCAGGGTGCTGGATAACGGGGTGGTCTGTTCGACCTACCTGTTTGGCGGGAACATATAA
- a CDS encoding helix-turn-helix domain-containing protein, with translation MGTSVAFYFSGHPNFAANQSVTVMEIITFESKAYKELDNKITAIADYIFNHMETARQSEEDMWVDSYEVCTFLKISEKTLQRLRVSGTIAYSNIRGRYFYKVSEIRRMLEERLIRSNKENIDNLITNHQLYAKERGNLRKNK, from the coding sequence GTGGGTACATCTGTGGCGTTTTATTTTTCAGGACACCCGAACTTTGCGGCAAATCAATCAGTTACCGTTATGGAAATAATAACATTCGAGTCCAAAGCCTACAAGGAACTGGACAACAAGATTACCGCCATTGCCGACTACATCTTCAACCACATGGAAACGGCAAGGCAAAGCGAGGAAGACATGTGGGTGGACAGCTACGAGGTCTGCACGTTCCTGAAAATAAGCGAAAAGACCCTGCAACGCCTGCGGGTGTCGGGGACTATCGCCTATTCCAACATCAGGGGACGCTACTTCTACAAGGTCAGCGAGATACGCCGGATGCTGGAAGAACGCCTGATAAGGAGCAACAAGGAGAACATCGACAACCTGATAACCAACCACCAGTTGTATGCTAAGGAAAGAGGAAATCTTAGAAAGAACAAGTAA
- a CDS encoding bifunctional DNA primase/helicase codes for MLRKEEILERTSNGLAVFKHYLPGNWRIGRNFLNPLYEDSKASCNIYFDRRGGIYKMKDFGNDSYSGDCFFLVGQLKGLDCNRAADFVEILEIIDRDLGLGLASGIPVSVPPATVCRAVPDKPEETPEKPVKPYQFREQKFPLAELVYWQQYGITPELLERYKVCSLREYNSETAEGKPYTYTSSVAEPMYGYKGKQHIKLYRPFSTPRFLYGGSFGENYCFGLEQLPAKGDTLFITGGEKDVLSLAAHGFHAICFNSETVTIPPTLVYRLTFRFKHIVLLFDMDKTGRESSCKQEKLLEEFGVKRLLLPLPGTKEEKDISDYFKAGNTREDFLKLFIEFLDNLYSDTLIMLKSCEIDFNNPPAKAQEIISAGDVPLGTQGNLFGITGGEGTGKSNYIAAIVAGCICPAGAEVDTLGIQITANGKHKAVLLYDTEQSEVQLFKNVSNLLARAKQPDKPDELKAFCLTGMSRKERLNAIVQSMDKFYYQYGGIQLVVIDGIADLVKSANDEAESVAVIDELYRLAGIYNTCILCVLHFVPNGLKLRGHLGSELQRKAATILSIEKDEEPAQSVVKALKVRDGSPLDVPLMLFAWDKEAGMHVYKGEKPREEKEKRKERELVNVARDIFGRQTRITYIDLCEQLQQVLDIKERTAKSYIRFMRERDIITKDTANQSCFVIGSYHLQRNASCP; via the coding sequence ATGCTAAGGAAAGAGGAAATCTTAGAAAGAACAAGTAACGGGCTGGCGGTGTTCAAACACTACCTGCCCGGCAATTGGCGCATAGGTCGCAACTTCCTTAACCCGCTGTACGAGGACAGCAAGGCTTCCTGCAACATCTATTTCGACCGCCGGGGCGGTATCTACAAGATGAAAGACTTCGGCAACGACAGTTACAGCGGCGACTGTTTCTTCCTCGTGGGGCAGTTAAAGGGGCTGGACTGCAACCGGGCGGCTGACTTCGTGGAGATACTGGAAATCATCGACCGGGATTTGGGCTTGGGGCTGGCTTCCGGCATTCCGGTTTCCGTTCCCCCGGCAACCGTCTGCCGGGCAGTGCCGGACAAACCCGAAGAAACGCCCGAAAAGCCCGTCAAGCCCTACCAGTTCCGGGAACAGAAGTTCCCGCTTGCCGAACTGGTGTACTGGCAACAGTACGGCATCACGCCCGAACTGCTGGAACGTTACAAGGTCTGTTCGCTCCGGGAATACAACAGTGAAACGGCAGAGGGCAAACCGTACACCTACACTTCATCGGTGGCAGAACCCATGTACGGCTACAAGGGCAAACAGCACATCAAGCTGTACCGCCCGTTCTCCACGCCCCGTTTCCTCTACGGCGGCAGCTTCGGTGAGAACTACTGTTTCGGGCTGGAACAACTGCCAGCCAAAGGCGACACGCTATTCATCACGGGCGGCGAGAAAGACGTGCTTTCGCTGGCGGCGCACGGTTTTCACGCTATCTGCTTCAACAGCGAAACGGTGACAATACCGCCCACGCTGGTTTATCGGCTGACATTCCGGTTCAAGCACATCGTCCTGCTCTTTGACATGGACAAGACGGGCAGGGAAAGTTCATGCAAACAGGAAAAACTACTGGAAGAATTTGGAGTGAAACGCCTGCTGCTCCCGCTTCCGGGAACGAAAGAGGAAAAGGACATATCCGACTACTTCAAAGCCGGGAACACCCGTGAAGATTTCCTGAAACTGTTTATCGAATTTTTAGACAACCTGTATAGCGACACATTGATTATGCTTAAATCATGCGAAATAGATTTCAACAACCCGCCCGCCAAAGCGCAAGAGATTATTTCGGCGGGTGACGTTCCGCTGGGGACACAAGGCAACCTGTTCGGCATCACCGGGGGCGAGGGAACGGGAAAGAGCAATTATATAGCCGCAATCGTGGCGGGCTGCATCTGCCCGGCTGGTGCGGAAGTAGATACGCTGGGCATACAGATAACCGCCAACGGCAAACACAAGGCGGTCTTGCTCTACGACACCGAACAGTCGGAAGTGCAACTGTTCAAGAATGTAAGCAACCTGCTGGCACGTGCCAAACAGCCGGACAAACCCGATGAACTGAAAGCGTTTTGTCTTACCGGCATGTCACGCAAAGAACGCCTGAACGCCATTGTACAAAGCATGGACAAGTTCTACTACCAGTACGGCGGCATCCAGTTGGTCGTCATTGACGGCATCGCAGACCTTGTTAAGAGTGCCAACGATGAAGCGGAAAGCGTGGCGGTGATAGATGAACTTTATCGGCTGGCGGGTATCTACAACACGTGTATTCTGTGCGTGCTGCACTTCGTCCCCAACGGATTGAAACTGCGGGGACATTTGGGCAGCGAGTTGCAGCGCAAGGCGGCTACAATCCTTTCGATAGAGAAAGACGAAGAACCCGCCCAGTCGGTCGTGAAAGCCTTGAAAGTAAGGGACGGAAGCCCGCTGGACGTTCCTTTGATGCTCTTTGCATGGGACAAGGAAGCGGGGATGCACGTGTACAAGGGCGAGAAGCCCCGTGAGGAAAAGGAGAAGCGCAAGGAAAGGGAACTGGTGAATGTCGCACGTGACATCTTCGGGCGGCAGACACGCATCACCTACATAGACCTTTGCGAGCAGTTGCAGCAGGTATTGGACATCAAGGAGCGCACCGCAAAGAGCTATATCCGCTTCATGCGGGAAAGGGACATCATCACCAAAGACACGGCGAACCAAAGCTGTTTTGTCATCGGTTCATATCATCTTCAAAGGAACGCAAGCTGCCCGTAG
- a CDS encoding RteC domain-containing protein translates to MPVTLCFIKDKHKVMEHKIPLETYFAGLLQKVEWQIQEYEDTAADTLTLCRLCVDYLQEILGELKTFIISYPFASTEEEIHFFKELKPLLASKIIYYNTVYKIEVRFPSGSEDVQRDYLLSETDRISRSFQRNLAFYQYHRTKATYLDRQYFIRGKPDIQIIVDSFYYETDPQFSTSHDFKVAKILANELLEIYLTNRLHELERREQRKRVKNGFMGRLLRWTGTKRALVELIYALDACGCLNKGTVDIKEIVAYFEYVFDIDLGDFYHTYMELKAKTKDRTGFLSTLKDRLLMRMREQD, encoded by the coding sequence ATGCCCGTAACTTTGTGCTTCATAAAAGATAAGCACAAGGTTATGGAACATAAGATACCGTTGGAAACATACTTCGCCGGACTGCTTCAAAAAGTGGAATGGCAGATACAGGAATACGAGGACACCGCAGCGGACACGCTGACGCTCTGCCGCCTATGCGTGGACTACCTGCAAGAGATACTGGGCGAACTCAAAACCTTTATAATCTCCTACCCGTTCGCCAGCACGGAAGAAGAAATACACTTCTTCAAGGAACTGAAACCGCTTTTAGCGAGCAAAATCATCTATTACAATACCGTTTACAAGATAGAGGTGCGCTTCCCCAGCGGCAGCGAGGACGTGCAGCGGGACTACCTGCTGTCGGAAACCGACCGGATTTCAAGGTCGTTCCAGCGGAACTTGGCGTTCTACCAGTACCACCGAACGAAAGCCACCTACTTGGACAGGCAGTATTTCATACGTGGGAAGCCTGACATACAAATCATCGTGGACAGTTTCTATTACGAAACAGACCCACAGTTCAGCACCAGTCACGATTTCAAGGTAGCCAAGATTTTAGCCAACGAACTGCTGGAAATATACCTCACCAACCGTCTGCACGAGCTGGAACGCCGGGAACAGCGCAAGCGGGTGAAGAACGGCTTCATGGGCAGGCTGTTGCGCTGGACGGGGACGAAAAGGGCGTTGGTGGAACTTATCTACGCACTGGACGCCTGCGGCTGTCTGAACAAGGGAACGGTTGATATTAAGGAGATTGTAGCCTACTTTGAATACGTGTTCGACATAGACCTCGGCGACTTCTACCACACCTACATGGAACTAAAAGCCAAGACCAAAGACCGAACGGGCTTCCTCTCCACCCTGAAAGACAGGTTGCTGATGCGCATGAGGGAGCAGGATTAG